The following coding sequences lie in one Heteronotia binoei isolate CCM8104 ecotype False Entrance Well chromosome 6, APGP_CSIRO_Hbin_v1, whole genome shotgun sequence genomic window:
- the LOC132574396 gene encoding oocyte zinc finger protein XlCOF6-like, with product MEDVQTLLPGLGGCCGGGAGGAEGESSSRASCDPPPGCKSSSSSERHEGRRGEGEAARCGDRPWREKLHSLRQNKCPFSFEDVSVCFTPAEWDLLDPGQKTLYREVMRENYWSVISLGKEDLPQVPKCSKYFKNRSQLLVHQRVHRGKKTFECSKHGKRFSHTGTLQLHQRTHTEEKPFECSQCGKRFHQSANLQLHHRTHTGEKPFECSKCGKRFRQSGHLQLHQRIHTGEKPFECSECGKRFGLSGTLKRHQRTHTGEKPFECSECGKRFSQSSYLQLHQRTHTGEKPFECSECGKRFSLTCHLQRHQRTHSGEKPFECSECGKRFRQSGNLQLHQRTHTEEKPFECSQCGKRFHQSANLQLHHRTHTGEKPFECSKCGKRFRQSGHLQLHQRSHTGEKPFECSECGKRFGLSGTLKQHQRTHTGEKPFECSECGKRFSQSSYLQLHQRTHTGEKPFECSECGKRFSLTCHLQRHQRTHTGEKPFECSECGKRFRQSGNLQRHQRIHTGEKLFECSECGRRFGFSGNLKVHQRTHTGEKPFECSECGKRFSTSRQLQLHQRTHTGEKPFECSECGKRFRQSGHLQLHQRTHTGEKPFECSECGKRYGHSCTLKLHKRTHTGQKPFECSECGKKFSVSGDLKLHQRAHTGKKPFDCSECGKRFSRSSHLQCHQRTHTGEKPFECSQCGKRFSQSGHLQRHQRTHTGETI from the exons atgtggggaccgtCCATGGAGAGAGAAGCTCCATTCCCTGAGGCAGAACAAG tgccccttttcctttgaggacgTGTCTGTCTGTTTCACCCCAGCAGAATGGgacctgctggatccgggccagaaaactctctacagggaagtcatgcgggaAAACTATTGGAGTGtaatctctctgggtaaggaggaTCTTCCACAAGTGCCAAAG TGTAGCAAGTACTTCAAaaatagatcacagctccttgtgcaccaaagagTACACAGAGGCAAGAAAACTTTTGAATGTTCAAAGcatggaaaaagattcagtcacactggcactcttcaactgcatcagagaacccatacagaggagaaaccttttgaatgttcacagtgtggaaagagattccatcAGAGTGccaatcttcaactgcatcacagaactcacacaggggagaaaccttttgaatgttcaaagtgtggaaagagattccgtcagagtggccatcttcaactgcatcagagaatccacacaggggagaaaccttttgaatgctcagagtgtggaaagagattcggtcTCAGTGGCACTCTAaaacggcatcagagaacccacacaggggagaaaccttttgaatgctcagagtgtggaaagagattcagtcagagtagctatcttcaactgcatcagagaacccacacaggggagaaaccttttgaatgctcagagtgtgggaagagattcagtctcacttgccatcttcaaaggcatcagagaactcactcaggggagaaacctttcgaatgctcagagtgtggaaagagattccgtcagagtggcaatcttcaactgcatcagagaacccatacagaggagaagccttttgaatgttcacagtgtggaaagagattccatcAGAGTGccaatcttcaactgcatcacagaactcacacaggggagaaaccttttgaatgttcaaagtgtggaaagagattccgtcagagtggccatcttcaactgcatcagagaagccacacaggggagaaaccttttgaatgctcagagtgtggaaagagattcggtcTCAGTGGCACTCtaaaacagcatcagagaacccacacaggggagaaaccttttgaatgctcagagtgtggaaagagattcagtcagagtagctatcttcaactgcatcagagaacccacacaggggagaaaccttttgaatgctcagagtgtgggaagagattcagtctcaCTTgccatcttcaacggcatcagagaactcacacaggggagaaacctttcgaatgctcagagtgtggaaagagattccgtcagagtggcaatcttcaacggcatcagagaatccacacaggggagaaactttttgaatgttcagaatgtgggagGAGATTTGGTTTCAGTGGCAATCTAAAagtacatcagagaacccacacaggggagaaaccttttgaatgctcagagtgtggaaagagattcagtactaGTCGCCaacttcaactgcatcagagaacccacacaggggagaaaccttttgaatgctcagagtgtggaaagagattcagacagagtggccatcttcaactgcatcagagaacccacacaggggagaagccttttgaatgttcagagtgtgggaagagatatGGTCACAGTTGTACTCTAAAACTGCacaagagaacccacacagggcagaaaccttttgaatgttcagaatgtggaaagaaatttagTGTCAGTGGCGATCTAAAACTGCATCAAAGagcccacacagggaagaaaccttttgattgctcagagtgtggaaagagattcagtcggagtagccatcttcaatgtcatcagagaacgcacacaggagagaaaccttttgaatgttcacagtgtggaaagagattcagtcagagtggccatcttcaacggcatcagagaacccacacgggagaaaccatttga